In Nonomuraea sp. NBC_00507, the following are encoded in one genomic region:
- a CDS encoding HNH endonuclease has protein sequence MRCAYCAASGTPLNIDHIHPRSRGGTDRISNLTLACVPCNEAKSNRPIKEFLAGKPKLLATVLAQANAPLRGAAAVQSTRWALWRELDARLPKHVASGGRTKWNRTRNRLPKTHAFDALAVGKLDAITETVSAVLVARCTGRGTHTRTRTDKHGFPRLRLPRQKRYFAYATGDLVTAVVPTGKKQGTHTGRVAVRATGSFNITTAHGIVQGISHRHVRLLQRADGYAYTFKQESCRPYAVASPEGGISTAVT, from the coding sequence GTGCGCTGTGCTTACTGCGCCGCCAGCGGGACACCATTGAACATCGACCACATCCACCCGCGCAGCCGAGGCGGCACCGACCGGATCTCCAATCTGACCCTGGCCTGCGTGCCGTGCAACGAAGCGAAGTCAAATCGGCCGATCAAGGAGTTCCTGGCGGGCAAGCCGAAGCTGCTCGCCACCGTCCTGGCCCAGGCCAACGCTCCACTCCGGGGCGCTGCTGCGGTGCAGTCCACCCGCTGGGCGCTGTGGCGGGAACTCGATGCCCGCCTGCCCAAGCACGTGGCCTCTGGGGGCCGGACGAAGTGGAATCGCACGCGCAACCGCCTGCCCAAGACGCACGCTTTCGATGCCCTGGCCGTGGGCAAGCTCGATGCCATCACCGAAACGGTGTCCGCGGTGCTGGTCGCCAGATGTACAGGTCGCGGCACTCATACCCGCACCCGCACCGACAAGCACGGCTTTCCCCGCCTCCGCCTGCCCCGGCAGAAGAGGTACTTCGCCTACGCCACCGGTGACCTGGTAACGGCCGTCGTCCCCACTGGAAAGAAGCAAGGAACCCACACCGGTCGTGTTGCCGTCCGTGCCACCGGTAGTTTCAACATCACCACCGCCCACGGCATCGTCCAAGGCATCAGCCACCGACACGTCCGCCTGCTGCAACGGGCGGACGGATACGCCTACACCTTTAAGCAGGAATCATGCCGACCGTACGCCGTTGCCTCGCCTGAAGGCGGGATCTCCACGGCGGTCACCTGA
- a CDS encoding acyl-CoA dehydrogenase family protein translates to MGRYLVEPFDRSDRYATERYQGAAGRNWWACDPTLQLLLRRHLGEGFTWAEPHLHRLGALMGGLVAECAEETDRHPPRLEKYDKWGRDVSQVVMPPSFQTARQALMADNFTAPSFAEEARAHGADPAALAAAWTYLLDQADIGMGCALGTGGDMVVQLAEKHAPPDVRDRVREIFANGFYSGEAAQMFTERTGGSDLAALEAAAVPSGDAWQLTGFKWFASNANGSAFVVLARLPDGAVAPFLVLWERRDGTRNGVRIRRLKDKLGTRSVASAEVEFADAEAFLLAGQGSGSGLGTMMKLTNASRLGVAMMGLGVARRALVESICYARAREAFGRPLIDQPLMRRKLAELIVEVEAAQALVFDGHVGPRLRLAPALIKLRAARLGVTAASDAIEVHGGNGYIEQWPVARLLRDAQVNPIWEGGDNILCLDVRRAMVRENAHEPFLERLEAAADQAPPGSGDLVRQRIEDLRKAITAWSSLELSAAEARLYPLAQLMADVYAAALLLEQAGWEQRSGHGDRKALVARLYADAHLADHGPLRGIDRPADDLEHFDDLVAGAVTL, encoded by the coding sequence ATGGGGCGCTATCTCGTAGAACCTTTCGACCGCAGCGACCGCTACGCCACCGAGCGCTACCAAGGCGCGGCCGGGCGCAACTGGTGGGCCTGCGATCCCACGCTGCAGCTGCTCCTGCGGCGGCACCTGGGCGAGGGCTTCACCTGGGCCGAGCCGCACCTCCACCGGCTGGGCGCGCTCATGGGCGGGCTCGTGGCCGAGTGCGCCGAGGAGACCGACCGCCATCCGCCACGGCTGGAGAAGTACGACAAGTGGGGCAGAGACGTCAGCCAGGTCGTCATGCCGCCGTCGTTCCAGACCGCCCGGCAGGCGCTCATGGCGGACAACTTCACCGCGCCGTCGTTCGCCGAAGAGGCCCGGGCACACGGGGCGGATCCGGCGGCGCTCGCCGCGGCGTGGACGTACCTGCTCGACCAGGCCGACATCGGGATGGGCTGCGCGCTCGGCACGGGCGGCGACATGGTGGTGCAGCTGGCCGAGAAGCACGCGCCGCCGGACGTACGCGATCGGGTGCGGGAGATCTTCGCGAACGGCTTCTACTCCGGCGAGGCCGCTCAGATGTTCACCGAGCGGACGGGCGGTTCGGACCTGGCGGCTCTGGAGGCCGCGGCCGTGCCGTCGGGCGACGCCTGGCAGCTGACCGGCTTCAAATGGTTCGCCTCCAACGCCAACGGATCCGCGTTCGTGGTGCTCGCCCGGCTCCCCGATGGAGCCGTGGCGCCGTTCCTGGTGTTGTGGGAACGGCGGGACGGCACCCGCAACGGGGTGCGGATCAGGCGGCTCAAGGACAAACTCGGCACCCGCTCGGTCGCCTCGGCCGAGGTCGAGTTCGCCGACGCGGAGGCGTTCCTGCTGGCCGGGCAGGGCTCCGGGTCAGGGCTCGGGACCATGATGAAGCTCACCAACGCCTCCAGGCTCGGCGTGGCCATGATGGGTCTCGGCGTGGCCAGGCGCGCGCTGGTGGAGTCGATCTGCTACGCCCGCGCCCGCGAGGCGTTCGGCCGCCCGCTCATCGACCAGCCCCTCATGCGCCGCAAGCTCGCCGAGCTGATCGTCGAGGTCGAGGCCGCGCAGGCGCTCGTCTTCGACGGCCACGTCGGCCCCCGGCTGCGCCTGGCGCCCGCCCTGATCAAGCTGCGCGCGGCCCGGCTCGGCGTGACGGCCGCCAGCGACGCGATCGAGGTGCATGGCGGCAACGGCTACATCGAGCAGTGGCCGGTCGCCAGACTCCTGCGCGACGCCCAGGTCAACCCCATCTGGGAGGGCGGCGACAACATCCTGTGCCTGGACGTACGGCGGGCCATGGTGCGCGAGAACGCCCACGAGCCGTTCCTTGAGCGGCTGGAAGCGGCCGCCGACCAGGCCCCGCCCGGCTCCGGAGACCTGGTGCGGCAACGCATCGAGGACCTCCGCAAGGCGATCACCGCCTGGTCCTCGCTGGAGCTGTCGGCGGCCGAGGCCCGGCTGTATCCGCTGGCCCAGCTCATGGCGGACGTCTACGCCGCCGCCCTGCTGCTGGAACAGGCGGGCTGGGAGCAGCGCTCGGGCCACGGTGACCGCAAGGCCCTGGTCGCCCGCCTCTACGCCGACGCCCACCTCGCCGACCACGGCCCGCTGCGCGGGATCGACCGCCCGGCAGACGACCTGGAGCACTTCGACGATCTCGTCGCGGGGGCGGTGACGCTCTAG
- a CDS encoding aldo/keto reductase — protein sequence MDYMRLGDTGLKVSRVCLGMMSYGDPARQEWALPQDQAEPIVRRAADAGVTFFDTADFYSRGESEVVTGNVLRGTFPRREDYVLATKVYFPMSRGVNDRGLSRKHILAAIDASLDRLGTDYVDLYQIHRWDDETPIEETMEALHDVVRAGKARYLGASSMWAWQFAKAQQVAERNGWTRFVAMQNHYNLLYREEEREMLPLCLDQGVGVIPWSPLARGVLARAGSAATTTTRTGSDERIDALYDPENDKLILDRVAQVAAERGLPAAQVALAWLLHQPAVTAPIVGATKDRHVDDAVAAVDVALSEAELAFLGEPYRPREVRF from the coding sequence ATGGATTACATGCGACTTGGTGACACGGGTTTGAAGGTCTCGCGGGTGTGCCTGGGCATGATGAGCTACGGCGATCCGGCCCGGCAGGAGTGGGCGCTGCCGCAGGACCAGGCCGAGCCGATCGTGCGCAGGGCGGCCGACGCGGGCGTGACGTTCTTCGACACCGCCGACTTCTACAGCCGTGGCGAGAGCGAGGTCGTGACCGGCAACGTGCTGCGCGGAACCTTCCCCAGGCGCGAGGATTACGTGCTGGCGACCAAGGTCTATTTCCCGATGAGCAGGGGCGTCAACGACCGCGGCCTGTCCCGCAAGCACATCCTCGCCGCCATTGACGCCTCGCTCGACCGGCTGGGCACCGACTACGTGGACCTTTATCAGATTCACCGATGGGACGACGAGACGCCCATCGAGGAGACCATGGAGGCGCTGCATGACGTGGTCAGGGCGGGCAAGGCCCGCTACCTCGGCGCGTCGAGCATGTGGGCCTGGCAGTTCGCCAAGGCGCAGCAGGTGGCCGAGCGCAACGGGTGGACGAGGTTCGTCGCCATGCAAAATCACTACAACCTGCTTTATCGGGAGGAAGAGCGCGAGATGCTGCCGCTCTGCCTCGACCAAGGCGTGGGTGTGATCCCGTGGAGTCCGCTGGCGCGGGGCGTGCTGGCCCGGGCAGGCTCGGCGGCCACCACCACGACCAGGACGGGGTCGGACGAGCGCATCGACGCCCTGTACGACCCGGAGAACGACAAGCTGATCCTGGACCGGGTGGCGCAGGTGGCGGCCGAGCGCGGGCTGCCCGCTGCTCAGGTCGCGCTGGCCTGGCTGCTGCACCAGCCGGCCGTGACGGCGCCGATCGTCGGGGCCACGAAGGACCGGCACGTCGACGACGCGGTGGCGGCCGTGGACGTGGCGTTGTCGGAGGCGGAGCTGGCCTTCCTCGGCGAGCCGTACCGGCCGCGTGAGGTGCGGTTCTGA
- a CDS encoding SDR family oxidoreductase, protein MTKIALITGANKGIGYEIARLLAEQGVTAIVGARDEERGRAAGERLGLPYVRVDVTDEDSAAAAAKWIEQEYGTLDILVNNAGISGDLNQVVPSTASAQALRDVYETNVFGVVTVTNAMLPLLRTSAAGRIVNMSSELGSLSMAAAPDSPFAEATFLAYNSSKSALNMITVLYARELKDTAIKVNAANPGYCATDLNGHAGFRTAEQGAAIAVRLATLGEDGPTGAYLQDDGALPW, encoded by the coding sequence ATGACGAAGATCGCTCTTATCACGGGTGCCAACAAGGGAATCGGCTACGAGATCGCGCGGCTGCTCGCCGAGCAGGGCGTCACCGCGATCGTGGGAGCGCGCGACGAGGAGCGCGGGCGGGCCGCGGGCGAGCGGCTCGGGCTGCCGTACGTGCGGGTCGACGTGACCGACGAGGACAGCGCGGCGGCCGCCGCGAAGTGGATCGAGCAGGAGTACGGCACGCTCGACATCCTGGTCAACAATGCCGGGATCAGCGGCGACCTCAACCAGGTCGTGCCCAGCACCGCCTCGGCGCAGGCGCTCAGGGACGTCTACGAGACGAACGTGTTCGGCGTGGTCACCGTGACGAACGCCATGCTGCCGCTGCTGCGCACCTCGGCGGCGGGCCGGATCGTGAACATGTCGAGCGAGCTCGGCTCACTGAGCATGGCCGCGGCCCCGGACAGCCCCTTCGCGGAGGCCACGTTCCTCGCGTACAACTCCTCCAAGAGCGCGCTCAACATGATCACGGTTCTCTATGCCCGGGAGCTCAAGGACACCGCGATCAAGGTGAACGCCGCCAACCCCGGCTACTGCGCCACCGACCTCAACGGCCACGCCGGTTTCCGTACGGCCGAGCAGGGCGCGGCGATCGCCGTGCGGCTCGCCACGCTGGGGGAGGACGGTCCGACGGGCGCGTACCTGCAGGATGACGGCGCGCTCCCCTGGTGA
- a CDS encoding glutamate--cysteine ligase → MGRDLDKERFTEAEYVRFGERLQEQLGVLRELLDTPGFGAGPATIGAELELFLIDERGRPLPRNSQVLEALGDPRVVLELGRYNVEVNLTPTPLEGRPFEVMSGEVQETMTKVDGAVEGGGALPIGILPTLGTDDFTVNAMSDQNRYRALSRGIRRLRLEPFLVKIDELELAVEDVILEAANTSWQVHIRTPPERFARLFNAAQLAIGPVLAACGNSPFFLGRQLWEETRIALMEEAADDRDVERRGRRDGRVTFGSDWLREGAHELFERYVRDYEPIVPDLHDDAGPHEVPELRLHQGTIWQWNRPVYDPADGGHLRIEMRALPAGPSCADMAANTAFLLGLTLSQAERDLTGYRFAEAYQNFYRAAMHGLDAKLSWPGEDGEFGAADLVLTLLPEARAGLLGAGVTPSDADRALGIIEQRTRLRRTGSVWQREALARFRGDRERLVRRYRELALSGLPVHLWR, encoded by the coding sequence ATGGGACGAGATCTGGATAAAGAGCGATTCACTGAGGCGGAGTACGTCCGCTTCGGGGAACGCCTCCAGGAGCAGCTCGGCGTCTTGCGCGAGCTGCTCGATACCCCCGGCTTCGGCGCGGGCCCGGCCACGATCGGGGCCGAGCTGGAGCTGTTCCTCATCGACGAGCGCGGGCGGCCGTTGCCGCGCAACAGCCAGGTGCTGGAGGCGCTCGGCGACCCCCGCGTGGTGCTGGAACTGGGCCGCTACAACGTCGAGGTCAACCTGACCCCGACGCCGCTCGAGGGCCGGCCGTTCGAGGTGATGAGCGGCGAGGTCCAGGAGACGATGACGAAGGTGGACGGCGCGGTCGAGGGCGGCGGCGCGCTGCCCATCGGCATCCTGCCCACCCTCGGCACCGACGACTTCACCGTCAACGCCATGAGCGACCAGAACCGCTATCGCGCCTTGAGCAGGGGCATCCGGCGGCTGCGGCTGGAGCCGTTCCTGGTCAAGATCGACGAGCTGGAGCTGGCGGTGGAGGACGTGATCCTCGAGGCCGCCAACACCTCCTGGCAGGTGCACATCCGCACGCCGCCCGAGCGCTTCGCCCGGCTGTTCAACGCCGCCCAGCTCGCCATCGGGCCGGTGCTGGCCGCGTGCGGCAACTCGCCGTTCTTCCTGGGCAGGCAGTTGTGGGAGGAGACGCGGATCGCGCTGATGGAGGAGGCCGCCGACGACCGGGACGTGGAGCGGCGCGGGCGCAGGGACGGACGGGTCACGTTCGGCTCCGACTGGTTGCGCGAGGGCGCGCACGAGCTGTTCGAGCGGTATGTGCGCGACTACGAGCCGATCGTCCCCGACCTCCACGACGATGCCGGGCCGCACGAGGTGCCCGAGCTGCGGCTGCACCAGGGCACGATCTGGCAGTGGAACCGGCCCGTCTACGACCCGGCCGACGGTGGGCACCTGCGGATCGAGATGCGGGCGCTGCCGGCCGGGCCCTCGTGCGCGGACATGGCCGCCAACACGGCCTTCCTGCTGGGGCTGACGTTGTCGCAGGCCGAGCGGGACCTGACCGGTTACCGGTTCGCGGAGGCGTACCAGAACTTCTACCGGGCCGCCATGCACGGGCTGGACGCCAAGCTGTCCTGGCCGGGGGAGGACGGCGAGTTCGGCGCCGCCGACCTGGTGCTCACCCTGCTGCCCGAGGCGCGGGCGGGGCTGCTCGGAGCCGGGGTGACCCCGAGCGACGCCGACCGCGCGCTGGGCATCATCGAGCAGCGGACCCGGCTGCGCCGCACGGGGTCGGTGTGGCAGCGGGAGGCGCTGGCGCGCTTCCGCGGCGACCGGGAGCGACTCGTGCGGCGCTATCGCGAGCTGGCGTTGTCGGGACTTCCTGTGCATTTGTGGCGCTGA
- a CDS encoding helix-turn-helix transcriptional regulator — MNRDQLAEFLRSRRARVSPADVGLPSGERRRTPGLRRQEIAQLAGMSIDYYIRLEQGRGPHPSRQVLNALARALMLTQDERAYLFDLAGQPLEAPSIREDVPGGVLHLLAFLEEVPTYVLNARYDILAWNPMANIIMRDLDNQPPEDRNVIRWVFMSPDIADYLNDEEKGRFARAAVADLRAALGRYPDDRRLRALVAEMLALSPEFAELWSRHEVEIRREQRKRITHPLVGVIDMICQVMPVPDRDDLRLVLYTTEPGSPSHQALRELRQLTLS; from the coding sequence ATGAACCGGGACCAACTCGCAGAGTTCCTCCGCAGCAGGCGTGCCCGCGTCAGCCCCGCCGACGTGGGACTGCCCAGCGGCGAGCGCCGCCGCACGCCGGGCCTGCGCAGGCAGGAGATCGCGCAGCTGGCCGGCATGTCGATCGACTACTACATCCGGCTGGAGCAGGGCCGCGGCCCCCATCCGTCGCGGCAGGTCCTCAACGCGCTGGCCAGGGCGCTGATGCTGACCCAGGACGAGCGCGCCTACCTGTTCGACCTGGCCGGGCAGCCCTTGGAGGCGCCGTCGATCAGGGAGGACGTGCCCGGCGGCGTGCTGCACCTGCTGGCGTTCCTGGAGGAGGTGCCCACCTACGTCCTCAACGCCCGCTACGACATCCTCGCCTGGAACCCGATGGCCAACATCATCATGCGCGACCTCGACAACCAGCCGCCCGAGGACAGGAACGTCATCCGCTGGGTCTTCATGTCCCCCGACATCGCCGATTACCTCAACGACGAGGAGAAGGGCCGCTTCGCCCGCGCCGCGGTCGCCGACCTGCGGGCCGCCCTGGGGCGCTACCCGGACGACCGCAGGCTGCGGGCGCTGGTGGCCGAGATGCTCGCGCTCAGCCCCGAGTTCGCCGAGTTGTGGTCCCGGCACGAGGTCGAGATCCGCAGGGAGCAGCGCAAGCGCATCACCCACCCGCTCGTCGGCGTGATCGACATGATCTGCCAGGTCATGCCGGTGCCCGACCGCGACGACCTCCGTCTCGTGCTCTACACCACCGAACCCGGCTCCCCTTCGCACCAGGCCTTGCGCGAGCTGCGGCAACTGACTCTTAGCTGA
- a CDS encoding alpha/beta hydrolase family protein: MDLDRFFAELASWSDEYDVTVETHRYGPLPDHEADLRLPPDAAPRGLVVVIHGGFWRSRFGREITRALCADLALRGWASWNVEYRRVGTGGGVPATLDDIAAALRHLDELGPVGDVPVVLLGHSAGGQLALWAAGTRPVAAVVPLGGVCDLAEAARLGIGDGAALDFVGGTPEQRPELYDLADPMRRLPSGSAALVVHGTDDDRVPPELSRRYAEAAHQAGDPCQLLELEDVGHFEVIDPRTATWSTIVQGFEAMVARG; encoded by the coding sequence ACGGGCCTCTTCCCGACCACGAAGCCGATCTGCGGCTGCCTCCCGATGCCGCGCCGCGCGGGCTTGTGGTGGTGATCCACGGTGGCTTCTGGCGGTCCCGCTTCGGGCGGGAGATAACTCGGGCGCTCTGCGCCGACCTCGCCTTGCGCGGGTGGGCGAGCTGGAACGTGGAGTACCGGCGGGTCGGCACCGGCGGAGGCGTGCCGGCGACGCTCGACGACATCGCGGCCGCCCTCCGGCACCTTGACGAGCTCGGGCCGGTCGGCGACGTGCCGGTGGTGCTGCTCGGGCACTCGGCGGGCGGCCAGCTCGCGTTGTGGGCGGCCGGGACGCGACCGGTCGCCGCGGTCGTGCCGCTCGGCGGCGTCTGCGATCTGGCCGAGGCGGCGCGGCTGGGCATCGGAGACGGGGCCGCGCTCGACTTCGTCGGTGGCACGCCTGAGCAGCGGCCTGAGCTCTATGACCTGGCCGACCCGATGCGCCGGCTGCCGAGCGGATCTGCGGCGCTCGTCGTTCACGGCACCGATGACGATCGCGTCCCGCCGGAGCTCAGCCGCCGGTACGCGGAGGCCGCGCACCAGGCCGGGGACCCCTGTCAGCTGCTCGAACTGGAGGACGTCGGCCACTTCGAGGTCATCGATCCGCGAACCGCGACGTGGTCCACGATCGTCCAGGGGTTCGAGGCCATGGTGGCGAGGGGCTAG
- a CDS encoding zinc-dependent alcohol dehydrogenase family protein, producing the protein MRAVAFDIFGGELDVRELPDPAPAAHGAVIRVEATGLCRSDWHGWQGHDPDIKALPHVPGHEFAGVVEAVGSDVRGWRAGARVTVPFICACGTCASCAAGDQQVCERQTQPGFTHWGSFAEYVAVDHADVNLIAIPEDMAFATAAGLGCRFATAFRAVSQVGEVRPGEWVAVHGCGGVGLSAVMIATAAGARVVAVDISSDALHLAELAGATHFVNGSRGDAAAQVRELTRGGAHVSIDALGSPATCAASIESLRRRGRHVQVGLLPGGATPVPMDRVIGHELRLLGSHGMAAHAYPPMLEMIRGGILHPDQLVTRTIGLADVGKALASMGSVPGVTIITPRSSL; encoded by the coding sequence ATGCGAGCGGTTGCGTTTGACATCTTCGGGGGCGAGCTAGATGTACGTGAGCTGCCCGACCCAGCCCCGGCCGCGCACGGAGCGGTGATCAGGGTCGAGGCGACGGGACTGTGCCGCTCCGACTGGCACGGCTGGCAGGGGCACGATCCCGATATCAAGGCCCTGCCGCACGTGCCGGGGCACGAGTTCGCGGGCGTGGTCGAGGCCGTCGGGTCCGACGTGCGCGGGTGGCGGGCGGGGGCGCGCGTGACCGTGCCGTTCATCTGCGCCTGCGGCACGTGCGCGTCGTGCGCCGCCGGCGACCAGCAGGTGTGCGAGCGGCAGACCCAGCCGGGTTTCACCCACTGGGGCTCCTTCGCCGAGTACGTCGCCGTCGACCACGCCGACGTCAACCTGATCGCGATCCCCGAGGACATGGCCTTCGCCACGGCGGCCGGGCTGGGCTGCCGCTTCGCCACCGCGTTCCGCGCCGTGTCCCAGGTGGGCGAGGTGCGCCCGGGCGAATGGGTGGCGGTGCACGGCTGCGGCGGCGTGGGACTGTCCGCGGTGATGATCGCGACGGCGGCCGGCGCCCGCGTGGTGGCCGTCGACATCAGCAGCGACGCGCTGCACCTGGCTGAGCTGGCGGGCGCCACGCATTTCGTCAACGGGTCGAGAGGAGACGCGGCGGCCCAGGTCAGGGAGCTGACCCGGGGCGGGGCGCACGTGTCCATCGACGCGCTGGGCAGTCCGGCGACGTGCGCCGCCTCTATCGAGAGCCTGCGCCGCCGGGGCCGGCACGTCCAGGTGGGGCTGTTGCCCGGCGGGGCGACGCCGGTGCCGATGGACCGCGTGATCGGCCACGAGCTGCGGCTGCTGGGCAGCCATGGCATGGCTGCACATGCGTACCCGCCGATGCTGGAGATGATCCGGGGCGGGATCCTGCATCCCGACCAGCTCGTCACCCGCACGATCGGGCTCGCCGACGTCGGCAAGGCACTGGCCTCGATGGGCTCGGTCCCAGGCGTGACGATCATCACTCCTCGATCGTCGCTCTGA
- a CDS encoding PaaX family transcriptional regulator C-terminal domain-containing protein, with the protein MSARSAVLSALLGHHPPRLPARHLVRIGALFGIAEGTVRVALSRMVAAGDLIQEDRFYTLSERLVERQARQDESRDPHTRPWDGTWEVAVVTAERRAPADRAAFRHTMTTLRLAELREGTWLRPANLVRAWPESVTAQCTRIDGRPHPDPTPLLWDLDGWAAEARRLERELERADGLAEGFLVSAAVLRHLLADPLLPEELLPAGWPGTELRARYDDFDTRYREVLLRHLKD; encoded by the coding sequence TTGAGTGCGCGGTCGGCCGTCCTGAGCGCGCTGCTGGGCCACCATCCCCCGCGCCTGCCGGCCCGCCATCTGGTGCGCATCGGGGCGTTGTTCGGCATCGCCGAGGGCACCGTACGCGTCGCGCTGTCCCGCATGGTGGCGGCGGGAGACCTGATCCAGGAGGACCGCTTCTACACGCTGTCGGAGCGGCTCGTCGAGCGCCAGGCCAGGCAGGACGAGAGCCGCGACCCGCACACCAGGCCGTGGGACGGCACCTGGGAGGTGGCCGTCGTCACCGCGGAGCGGCGCGCGCCCGCCGACCGGGCCGCGTTCCGGCACACGATGACCACGTTGCGCCTGGCCGAGCTACGCGAGGGCACCTGGCTGCGGCCCGCCAACCTGGTGCGCGCGTGGCCGGAGAGCGTCACCGCGCAGTGCACGCGCATCGACGGCCGCCCGCATCCCGACCCCACTCCCCTGCTGTGGGACCTCGACGGCTGGGCGGCCGAGGCCCGCCGGCTGGAGCGGGAGCTGGAGCGCGCCGACGGGCTGGCCGAGGGTTTCCTGGTGTCGGCCGCGGTGCTGCGCCACCTGCTGGCCGACCCGCTGCTCCCGGAGGAGCTGCTGCCGGCCGGCTGGCCTGGCACGGAGCTTCGGGCCCGTTACGACGACTTCGACACCCGCTACCGCGAGGTCCTGCTCCGCCATCTCAAAGACTGA